In the Anser cygnoides isolate HZ-2024a breed goose chromosome 27, Taihu_goose_T2T_genome, whole genome shotgun sequence genome, one interval contains:
- the LOC106048409 gene encoding olfactory receptor 14C36-like, whose protein sequence is MSNSSSITEFLLLAFADMRELQLLHFGLFLGIYLTALLGNGLIITAVACDHHLHTPMYFFLLNLALLDLGSLSTTLPKAMANFLWDTRAISYTGCAAQVFLLVFFLASEISLLTVMAYDRYIAICKPLHYGTLLGSRACATMAAAAWGSGFLYSVLHTANMLSLPLCQGNTIDQFFCEVPQILKLSCSISYQREFGLLVLSAVLFCVCFVFISLSYVQIFRTVLRIPSQQGRHKAFSTCLPHLAIISVFIGTAMFACLKPPSISSPSLDLVQAVLYSVVPPAVNPLIYSMRNKEIKDALRRLMRCTVFQHQ, encoded by the coding sequence atgtccaacagcagctccatcaccgagttcctcctcctggcattcgcagacatgcgtgagctgcagctcctgcacttcgggctcttcctgggcatctacctgaCTGCTCTCCTGGGCAATGGCCTCATCATCacagccgtagcctgcgaccaccacctccacacccccatgtacttcttcctcctcaacctcgccctccttgaCCTGGGCTCCCTTTCTACTACTCTCCCtaaagccatggccaatttcctctgggacaccagggctaTTTCCTAcacaggatgtgctgcacaggtctttctgcTAGTCTTTTTCCTTGCATCAGAGATTTCTCTTCTCACtgtcatggcctatgaccgctacatCGCCATCTGCAAGCCACTGCACTacgggaccctcctgggcagcagagcctgtgccaccatggcagcagctgcctggggcagtggctttctttattctgtgctgcacactgccaatatGCTTTCACTACCACTCTGCCAAGGCAATACTATagaccagttcttctgtgaagttccacagatcctcaagctctcatGCTCCATCTCCTACCAAAGGGAATTTGGACTTCTTGTGCTTAGTGCTGttctcttttgtgtttgttttgtcttcatttctctgtCCTACGTGCAGATTTTCAGGACCGTGCTGAGGATCCCTTCGcagcagggacggcacaaagccttttcgACATGCCTTCCCCACCTGGCCATCATCTCTGTCTTTATCGgcactgccatgtttgcctgtctgaagcccccctccatctcctccccatccctagACCTGGTGcaggcagttctgtactcggtggtgcctccagcagtgaaccccctcatctacagcatgaggaacaaggagATCAAGGATGCCCTGAGGAGGCTCATGAGATGTACAGTGTTTCAGCACCAGTAA